GGTCCAGCAGCACCTGTTTGTACCAGTCGGCCCCGACGAAATAGCGGCTGGACTGATCGAAAATATCCTGCACCGAGTAGTTGACCACGGTCATCATCGGGATCACCGCACTGAACGCCACCAGCAGGAACACCGGCAACACCAGCCACCAGGCTTTGTTGTTCTGCACCTTGTTCATGGCCGCACCTCCAGCAGGTAATCGTCGGCATACACCATCAGCCATTGCGCCGGGAAGCTGATGGATGCGTGGCCCTCGGGCACTGGCTTGTCTTCGGCCAGGCGCACTTTCAACGGCGCGCCGTCGAGGTTAAGGGTCAGGATCTTGTAGGTGCCCAGGTCTTCGACATGTGTGACGTCGGCCTGCAACGCGTCGGGATTGGGCTCGTCCCACACATGGATAAACTCGGGACGAATACCGACCTGCAGTTTCTTGTAGTCCTTTTCTGCGAGCTGCCGTTGCTGCACCTCGGACAACGCCAGATGCGTCCCGGCAAACCGTACCCCACCGGCATCGGCCTGCACCTCAATCAGATTCATCCCCGGGCTACCGATGAAATAGCCGACAAAGGTATGGCTGGGGCGCTCGAACAACTCCCGCGGAGTGCCGAACTGCACAATCTGCCCGCCGTACATCACCGCGATCTTGTCGGCAAAGGTCGAGGCTTCCAGTTGGTCGTGGGTGACGTAGACCATGGTGATATTGAACTGCTCATGGATCTGCTTGAGCTTGCGCCGCAGCTTCCACTTCAGGTGCGGATCAATCACCGTCAGCGGCTCGTCGAACAGGATCGCGGAGACGTCATCGCGCACCAGGCCACGGCCCATCGAGACCTTTTGCTTTTCATCGGCGCTAAGGTTGCGGGCTTTTTTGCCCAGCAGGCTCTGCAGGTCGAGCACCTCGGCAATTTCCTGCACCTTGCTGTGCACTTTCGCCTCAGCCATACCCTGGTTACGCAGGGGGAATGCCAGGTTATCGAACACGGTCATGGTGTCGTACACCACCGGGAACTGGAACACCTGGGCGATATTGCGCTTTTCCGGGGTCAGGTCATTCACCACCTTGCTGTCGAACAGCACCTGGCCTTCCGAAGGGCTGAGCAGGCCGGAGATGATGTTGAGCAAGGTTGACTTGCCACAACCCGAGGGGCCGAGCAATGCGTAGGCGCCGCCCTGCTCCCAGATGTGGTTCATTTCGCGAATGGCGTAGTCTTCAGGCCCTGCGGGTGTAGGGCTATAGCTATGCGCCAGGTTCTGCAAATGGATCTCGGCCATCAGGCAACCCTCGCGACACGGCGCCCGGGGGCTTGGACCAAACGGCCCTGACCATCGAACACAAACAGTTTATGGGTCGGAATATAGATCCGGATCGGCGCATCCACGTCGTACTCGTGGACTCCCGGCAGGTGCAATACCAGCAGGAAATGCTCGC
The Pseudomonas hygromyciniae genome window above contains:
- a CDS encoding ABC transporter ATP-binding protein, which gives rise to MAEIHLQNLAHSYSPTPAGPEDYAIREMNHIWEQGGAYALLGPSGCGKSTLLNIISGLLSPSEGQVLFDSKVVNDLTPEKRNIAQVFQFPVVYDTMTVFDNLAFPLRNQGMAEAKVHSKVQEIAEVLDLQSLLGKKARNLSADEKQKVSMGRGLVRDDVSAILFDEPLTVIDPHLKWKLRRKLKQIHEQFNITMVYVTHDQLEASTFADKIAVMYGGQIVQFGTPRELFERPSHTFVGYFIGSPGMNLIEVQADAGGVRFAGTHLALSEVQQRQLAEKDYKKLQVGIRPEFIHVWDEPNPDALQADVTHVEDLGTYKILTLNLDGAPLKVRLAEDKPVPEGHASISFPAQWLMVYADDYLLEVRP